A stretch of the Macaca mulatta isolate MMU2019108-1 chromosome 16, T2T-MMU8v2.0, whole genome shotgun sequence genome encodes the following:
- the TSPOAP1 gene encoding peripheral-type benzodiazepine receptor-associated protein 1 isoform X32: protein MREVAQRRQQLEVEHEQARLSLREKQEEVRRLQQAQAEAKKEHEGAVQLLEARVRELEEQCRSQTEQFSLLAQELQAFRLHPGPLDLLTSALDCGTLGDRPPPPCCCSTPRPCRGSGPKDLDLPPGSPGRCTPKSSEPAPATLTGVPRRTAKKAESLSNSSHSESIHNSPKSCPTPEVDTASEVEELEADSVSLLPATPEGSRGGARIQVFLARYSYNPFEGPNENPEAELPLTAGEYIYVYGNMDEDGFFEGELMDGRRGLVPSNFVERVSDDDLLTSLPPELADLSHSSGPELSFLSVGGGGSSSGGQSSGGRSQPRPEEEDAGDDLSVSPSPEGLGEPPAVPYPRCLVVLKQLAHSVVLAWEPPPERVELHGFHICVNGELRQALGPGAPPKAVLENLDLRAGPLHISVQALTSRGSSDPLRCCLAVGARAGVVPSQLRVHRLTATSAEITWVPGNSNLAHAIYLNGEECPPASPSTYWATFCHLRPGTPYQAQVEAQLPPQGPWEPGWERLEQRAATLQFTTLPAGPPDAPLDVQIEPGPSPGILIISWLPVTIDAAGTSNGVRVTGYAIYADGQKIMEVASPTAGSVLVELSQLQLLQVCREVVVRTMSPHGESADSIPAPITPALAPASLPARVSCPSPRPSPEARAPLASASPAPGDPSSPLQHPAPLGTQEPPGAPPASPSREMPKGSHEDPPAPCSQEEAGAAVLGTSEERTASTSTLGEKDPSPAAPSLAKQEAEWTAGEACPAPSSAQGALAQQAPNTEACQGGDPGSGLRPRAEKEDAAELGVHLVNSLVDHGRNSDLSDIQEEEEEEEEEEEEEELGSRTCSFQKQVAGNSIRENGAKSQPDPFCETDSDEEILEQILELPLQQFCSKKLFSIPEEEEEEEEDEEKEKPGAGCSSQDPGPPEPALLGLGCDSGQPRRPGQCPLSPEPSRAGDCLEDMPGLVGGSSRRRGGGSPEKPPSRRRPPDPREHCSRLLSNNGPQASGRPGPTRERGGLPVIEGPRTGLEASGRGRLGPSRRCSRGRALEPGLASCLSPKCLEISIEYDSEEEQEAGSGGISITSSCYPGDGEAWGTATVGRPRGPPKANSGPKPYPPLPAWEKGEPERRGRSATGRAKEPLSRTTETREARGQDSSGRRGPQKRGARVPRPSTAELVPVRSPSEALAYQHLPVRIFVALFDYDPVSMSPNPDAGEEELPFREGQILKVFGDKDADGFYRGEGGGRTGYIPCNMVAEVAVDSPAGRQQLLQRGYLSPDILLEGSARTTGPPPKPRRSKKAESEGPAQPCPGPPKLVPSAELKTPHSMVAAFDYNPQESSPNMDVEAELPFRAGDVITVFGGMDDDGFYYGELNGQRGLVPSNFLEGPGPEAGGLDREPRTPQAESQDWGCTTQGPPGPPGGPCAPSPDSAPRIERGEPQGRSEKVWGFFSKGKQLLRRLGSGKKE, encoded by the exons GCCCGGGTTCGAGAGCTCGAGGAACAGTGCCGCAGCCAAACCGAGCAGTTCAGCCTCCTGGCACAGGAACTCCAGGCCTTCCGCCTGCACCCGGGCCCCTTGGATCTGCTCACATCTGCCCTGGACTGCGGGACCCTTGGAGACCGCCCGCCACCCCCCTGCTGCTGCTCCACTCCCCGGCCTTGCCGGGGGTCTGGCCCCAAAG ACCTTGACCTCCCGCCGGGCTCCCCTGGGCGCTGCACCCCAAAGTCTTCCGAGCCTGCCCCTGCCACCCTCACTGGGGTCCCTCGAAGGACAGCCAAGAAGGCAGAGTCTCTCTCCAACTCCTCCCACTCCGAGTCCATCCACAACAGCCCCAAGTCATGCCCTACACCTGAG GTGGACACAGCCAGTGAGGTAGAGGAGCTGGAGGCGGACAGTGTCTCCCTGCTCCCAGCCACGCCAGAGGGCAGCCGGGGAGGAGCCAGGATCCAGGTCTTCCTAGCGCGTTATAG CTACAACCCCTTTGAGGGCCCCAATGAGAATCCAGAAGCAGAGCTTCCGCTGACAGCTGGCGAGTACATCTACGTCTATGGCAACATGGATGAGGATGGCTTTTTTGAAG GAGAGCTCATGGATGGCCGAAGGGGCCTGGTCCCTTCCAATTTTGTAGAGCGTGTGTCGGATGACGACCTCCTGACCTCCCTCCCTCCGGAGCTGGCCGATTTGTCCCACAGCTCAGGCCCTGAACTCAGTTTCCTGAGTGTGGGTGGGGGTGGCAGCAGTAGCGGGGGCCAAAGCAGCGGGGGACGGAGCCAGCCCAGACCTGAGGAGGAGGATGCAGGGGACGACCTCAGTGTGAGCCCATCACCGGAGGGCCTGGGCGAGCCTCCTGCTGTGCCTTACCCCCGCTGTCTGGTGGTCCTCAAGCAGCTGGCCCACAGTGTAGTGCTGGCCTGGGAACCCCCTCCTGAGCGAGTGGAGCTACACGGCTTCCATATCTGTGTGAATGGGGAGCTGCGGCAGGCCCTGGGGCCTGGGGCGCCACCCAAGGCTGTGCTGGAGAACCTGGACCTGCGGGCCGGGCCCCTTCACATTTCTGTCCAGGCCCTGACCAGCCGGGGCAGCTCCGACCCACTGCGCTGTTGCTTGGCGGTGGGTGCCCGGGCTGGAGTGGTGCCCAGCCAGCTGCGGGTCCATCGGTTGACAGCCACATCTGCTGAGATCACCTGGGTGCCCGGCAATAGCAACTTGGCCCATGCCATCTACCTCAATGGGGAAGAGTGCCCACCTGCCAGCCCCAGTACCTACTGGGCCACCTTCTGCCACTTACGGCCTGGCACACCCTATCAGGCCCAAGTGGAGGCTCAGCTCCCACCCCAAGGGCCCTGGGAACCAGGCTGGGAGAGGCTGGAGCAGCGGGCTGCCACCCTGCAGTTCACCACACTCCCAGCAG GCCCGCCTGATGCCCCTCTGGATGTGCAGATCGAGCCTGGGCCCTCCCCTGGAATCTTGATCATCAGTTGGCTCCCAGTCACCATCGATGCTGCTGGCACATCCAACGGTGTCCGGGTCACAGGCTATGCCATCTATGCTGATGGGCAGAAG ATCATGGAGGTGGCCTCGCCCACGGCAGGCAGTGTGCTGGTGGAGTTGTCCCAGCTGCAGCTGCTGCAGGTGTGTCGTGAGGTGGTCGTGCGTACCATGTCGCCCCACGGGGAGTCGGCGGACTCCATCCCGGCTCCTATCACTCCTGCCCTGGCTCCAGCCAGCCTGCCGGCCCGAGTCTCCTGCCCCTCACCGCGACCAAGCCCAGAGGCCAGAGCAccccttgcttcagcctccccagcgCCTGGAGACCCCAGCTCTCCTCTCCAGCACCCTGCTCCCCTTGGAACTCAAGAGCCCCCAGGAGCACCCCCTGCAAGCCCTTCCAGAGAGATGCCAAAAGGGTCCCATGAGGATCCTCCAGCACCTTGCTCCCAG gaggaggctggggcagcagtGCTGGGCACCTCAGAGGAGAGGACAGCCAGCACATCCACCCTGGGTGAGAAGGACCCTAGCCCCGCAGCTCCCTCACTGGCCAAGCAGGAGGCCGAGTGGACTGCAGGAGAGGCCTGCCCGGCCCCCAGCTCCGCCCAGGGAGCACTGGCCCAGCAGGCGCCAAATACCGAGGCGTGCCAAGGAGGAGACCCAGGGTCTGGGCTGAGGCCCAGGGCTGAG AAGGAGGACGCGGCAGAGCTCGGGGTTCATCTGGTGAACTCCCTCGTGGACCACGGCCGCAACTCAGACCTGTCAGAcatccaggaggaagaggaggaggaggaggaggaggaggaggaggaggagctgggttCCAGGACTTGCTCCTTCCAGAAGCAGGTTGCTGGCAACAGCATCAGGGAGAATGGGGCCAAG tCCCAGCCCGACCCCTTTTGTGAGACTGACAGCGATGAGGAGATCTTGGAGCAGATCCTGGAGCTGCCCCTCCAGCAGTTCTGCAGCAAGAAGCTCTTTAGCATccccgaggaggaggaggaggaagaggaggacgaGGAGAAGGAGAAGCCAGGGGCAGGCTGTTCTTCCCAAGACCCTGGCCCGCCTGAACCTGCATTGCTGGGGCTGGGCTGTGACAGTGGTCAGCCCCGAAGACCTGGCCAGTGTCCCTTGTCTCCTGAGCCCTCCAGGGCTGGAGACTGCCTGGAGGACATGCCTGGATTAGTTGGTGGAAGCAGTCGGAGGAGAGGAGGGGGCTCCCCTGAGAAGCCCCCAAGCCGCAGGCGGCCTCCAGATCCCCGTGAACACTGCAGCCGACTTCTCAGCAACAATGGGCCCCAGGCCTCTGGACGACCCGGCCCCACGCGGGAGAGGGGTGGCCTCCCTGTAATTGAGGGCCCCAGGACTGGACTAGAGGCTAGCGGGAGAGGGCGGCTGGGCCCTTCCCGGAGGTGCTCCCGTGGCCGGGCGCTGGAGCCTGGCCTGGCCAGCTGCCTTTCCCCCAAGTGCTTGGAAATCAGCATTGAATATGACtcggaggaggagcaggaggcgGGCAGCGGGGGCATCAGCATCACCAGCTCCTGCTACCCTGGAGATGGGGAGGCCTGGGGCACAGCAACCGTAGGAAGGCCCAGGGGGCCTCCGAAGGCCAATTCAGGCCCCAAACCCTACCCACCCctcccagcctgggagaaaggGGAGCCAGAGCGGAGAGGCCGCAGTGCGACGGGCAGAGCCAAGGAGCCACTCTCCCGG ACAACAGAGACTAGGGAAGCCAGAGGGCAGGACAGCTCTGGGCGGAGAGGCCCCCAGAAGAGAGGTGCCCGAGTCCCCAGGCCAAGCACTGCAGAGCTAG TCCCTGTGAGGAGCCCGTCAGAAGCATTGGCTTACCAGCACCTACCCGTCAGGATCTTTGTGGCTCTGTTTGACTACGACCCCGTGTCAATGTCGCCCAATCCTGATGCTGGAGAAGAAGAGCTTCCCTTCCGAGAGGGTCAGATCCTGAAG GTGTTTGGGGACAAGGATGCCGACGGCTTCTACCGGGGCGAAGGTGGGGGCCGGACAGGCTACATTCCCTGCAACATGGTGGCTGAGGTGGCTGTGGACAGCCCTGCCGGGAGACAGCAGCTGCTCCAGCGGGGTTATTTGTCCCCAGATATTCTCCTCGAGGGCTCAG CCCGCACAACTGGGCCTCCTCCCAAGCCCCGCCGCTCCAAGAAAG CTGAGTCGGAaggccctgcccagccctgtCCAG GCCCCCCTAAGCTGGTCCCCTCCGCTGAGCTGAAAACTCCCCACTCCATGGTGGCTGCATTTGACTACAACCCCCAGGAGAGTTCCCCCAATATGGACGTCGAG GCAGAGCTGCCCTTCCGGGCAGGGGATGTCATTACTGTGTTTGGGGGCATGGACGATGACGGTTTCTACTAT gGGGAATTAAATGGACAAAGGGGCCTGGTTCCATCCAACTTCCTGGAGGGCCctgggcctgaggcaggaggcctGGACAGGGAACCCAGGACACCCCAGGCTGAGAGTCAG GACTGGGGCTGCACCACACAAGGGCCCCCCGGGCCCCCAGGTGGGCCCTGTGCTCCCAGCCCTGACAGCGCCCCCAGGATCGAACGTGGGGAGCCCCAGGGCAGAAGCGAGAAGGTGTGGGGTTTCTTCTCCAAGGGGAaacagctcctcaggaggctgggcTCTGGGAAGAAGGAGTGA